A single genomic interval of Ramlibacter sp. harbors:
- a CDS encoding diguanylate cyclase has protein sequence MGFWLGRCRHWIALLLLVLLSGTAAGRSVLELDTARQPVALLDWGDYWVDPSGQWQAADTGARNDLPWKPTRPNAVYPLTSGQALWIRFTVPPAPDAERWYLEIPYPSVDRASLYTQDSIGQWNEQRAGDSVAVGLWPVPHRHPLLPLQVSAEEPRRYLLRIENPHSFGAPLMFVSESFLYRSEQRVSLILGIYFGLAGLAVMLATLSAASLRDSAYSLYALSVALMALTQASMTGIAGLHLWPDFPWWNDMAPLVLPCLTVAALLWFGSAVVSLPERSRRLNSLMLGLAGLGPLLCIAIMLVDPSTRFRLVVPYVVTSALAGSLVMLWSWRRGDRFGLWLLAGAAPVLFTAAFPLARISGLIPVSFMTVHGMQIGIAFELPVLLVILMLRSQQRREHNRRIQGMDRMDPATGLINGHVFAERLIRMIARSQRLKHQGAVLLIDIANTDQIERTFDRRSAEELPLRVAGRLLSAAREIDSVARLSERRFGMLVEGPLTPEEAAQAGPRVVARGLMPFKNKPLEWVAQLRVAQALVPLDGEDAQEVIDKLGALLASVPADSKRAVFSLHD, from the coding sequence ATGGGGTTCTGGTTGGGCCGGTGCAGGCATTGGATAGCCCTCCTGCTGTTGGTCCTGTTGTCGGGCACGGCAGCCGGGCGCAGCGTGCTGGAGCTGGACACGGCACGCCAGCCCGTCGCACTGCTGGACTGGGGCGACTACTGGGTCGATCCGTCCGGCCAGTGGCAGGCCGCCGACACCGGCGCGCGCAACGACCTGCCCTGGAAGCCCACGCGACCCAACGCCGTGTACCCGCTCACCTCCGGCCAGGCGCTGTGGATCCGCTTCACCGTGCCCCCGGCGCCCGATGCCGAACGCTGGTACCTGGAGATCCCGTATCCCTCGGTGGACCGGGCCTCGCTCTACACCCAGGACAGCATCGGCCAGTGGAACGAGCAGCGCGCGGGTGACTCGGTGGCCGTGGGCCTGTGGCCCGTGCCGCACCGCCACCCCCTGCTGCCGCTGCAGGTATCGGCCGAGGAGCCGCGGCGCTACCTGTTGCGCATCGAGAACCCGCACAGCTTCGGCGCGCCGCTGATGTTCGTGAGCGAAAGCTTTCTGTACCGCAGCGAGCAGCGGGTGTCGCTGATCCTGGGGATCTATTTCGGGCTGGCCGGGCTGGCCGTGATGCTGGCCACGCTCAGCGCGGCCTCTCTGCGCGACTCGGCCTACAGCCTCTACGCGCTGAGCGTGGCGCTGATGGCGCTCACGCAGGCCTCGATGACCGGCATCGCCGGCCTGCACCTGTGGCCTGATTTCCCGTGGTGGAACGACATGGCGCCGCTGGTTCTGCCCTGCCTCACGGTGGCTGCGCTGCTGTGGTTTGGTTCGGCCGTGGTGTCGCTGCCCGAGCGCTCGAGGCGCCTGAACAGCCTGATGCTGGGCCTGGCCGGCCTGGGCCCTTTGCTGTGCATCGCGATCATGCTGGTCGATCCGTCCACCCGGTTCAGGCTGGTAGTGCCCTATGTGGTGACCTCGGCGCTGGCCGGCTCGCTGGTCATGCTCTGGTCATGGCGCCGTGGCGACCGCTTCGGCCTGTGGCTGCTGGCGGGCGCGGCGCCGGTCCTCTTCACCGCGGCCTTTCCGCTGGCGCGCATCAGCGGCCTGATCCCGGTGAGCTTCATGACCGTGCACGGCATGCAGATCGGCATCGCATTCGAGCTGCCGGTGCTGCTGGTGATCCTCATGCTGCGCAGCCAGCAACGGCGCGAGCACAACCGGCGCATCCAGGGAATGGACCGCATGGACCCGGCCACGGGCCTGATCAACGGCCACGTGTTCGCGGAGCGGCTGATCCGCATGATTGCGCGCTCCCAGCGGCTCAAGCACCAGGGCGCGGTGCTGCTCATCGACATCGCCAACACCGACCAGATCGAGCGGACCTTCGACCGCCGCTCCGCCGAGGAACTGCCGCTGCGCGTGGCGGGGCGGCTGCTGTCGGCGGCGCGCGAGATCGACAGCGTGGCGCGGCTGTCGGAGCGGCGCTTCGGCATGCTCGTCGAGGGCCCGCTGACGCCCGAGGAAGCGGCGCAGGCCGGCCCCCGGGTGGTGGCCCGCGGGCTCATGCCGTTCAAGAACAAGCCGCTCGAATGGGTGGCCCAGCTGCGGGTGGCGCAGGCGCTGGTCCCGCTGGATGGCGAGGACGCGCAGGAGGTGATCGACAAGCTCGGCGCGCTGCTCGCCAGCGTGCCCGCCGACAGCAAGCGCGCCGTCTTCTCGCTACACGACTGA
- a CDS encoding class I SAM-dependent methyltransferase, which translates to MKTIRLKEGKERSLQRRHPWIFDSAIARGGADAGETVRVESASGQFLAWAAFSPSSRIRARAWSFDEAQRIDAPFLIATCGRAIRTRARFDIQSDGCRLIHGESDGLPGLIVDRYGDTLVAQFLSCGVERWKPVIADALLELTGLSRLYERSDANSRALEGLAPVTGWLRGEGATELALREHGWQLTLDVATGHKTGFYLDQRDSRRKFSDYTRRLGFEQVLNCYCYTGGFTVAALAGGAGHVTSIDSSAPALERAAGHVALNGFDAARATFMDADVNASLRQFIEAGRRFDAIVLDPPKLAPTAAHAERAARAYKDINRLAFKLLAPGGVLFTFSCSGGISADLFHKIVASAGLDAGVDGYISERLGGAPDHPMTINFPEGEYLKGLVVLRKE; encoded by the coding sequence ATGAAAACCATCCGGCTCAAGGAAGGCAAGGAGCGCTCGCTGCAGCGCCGCCACCCGTGGATCTTTGACTCCGCCATTGCGCGGGGCGGCGCGGATGCGGGCGAAACGGTGCGGGTGGAGTCCGCCAGCGGGCAATTTCTGGCCTGGGCGGCCTTCAGCCCGAGCTCGCGCATCCGGGCCCGGGCCTGGAGTTTCGATGAGGCCCAGCGCATTGATGCTCCTTTTTTAATAGCAACCTGTGGCCGCGCCATAAGGACCAGAGCCCGATTTGACATTCAAAGCGACGGTTGCCGGCTGATTCACGGCGAATCCGACGGTCTGCCCGGCCTGATCGTGGACCGCTACGGCGACACCCTGGTGGCCCAGTTCCTGAGCTGCGGCGTGGAGCGCTGGAAGCCCGTGATTGCCGACGCGCTGCTGGAACTCACGGGCCTGTCGCGCCTGTATGAGCGGTCCGACGCCAACAGCCGCGCGCTGGAGGGGCTGGCGCCGGTCACGGGTTGGCTGCGCGGCGAAGGGGCCACCGAACTCGCCCTGCGCGAACATGGCTGGCAGCTCACGCTGGATGTGGCCACCGGGCACAAGACCGGCTTTTACCTGGACCAGCGCGACAGCCGGCGCAAGTTTTCGGACTACACGCGGCGCCTGGGCTTTGAGCAGGTGCTCAACTGCTATTGCTACACGGGCGGCTTCACCGTGGCCGCGCTGGCGGGCGGCGCGGGCCATGTCACCTCCATCGACTCCTCGGCGCCGGCGCTGGAACGCGCCGCGGGCCATGTGGCGCTCAATGGCTTTGACGCCGCGCGCGCCACCTTCATGGACGCCGACGTCAACGCCTCGCTGCGCCAGTTCATCGAGGCGGGCCGGCGCTTTGACGCCATCGTGCTGGACCCGCCCAAGCTGGCCCCCACCGCGGCGCATGCCGAGCGCGCCGCGCGGGCCTACAAGGACATCAACCGGCTGGCCTTCAAGCTGCTGGCGCCCGGGGGGGTGCTGTTCACGTTCTCGTGCTCGGGCGGCATCAGCGCCGACCTGTTCCACAAGATCGTCGCCTCGGCCGGCCTGGACGCGGGCGTGGACGGCTACATCAGCGAACGCCTGGGGGGCGCGCCCGATCACCCCATGACCATCAATTTCCCCGAAGGGGAGTACCTCAAGGGCCTGGTGGTGCTCCGCAAGGAATAA
- a CDS encoding GTP-binding protein, with the protein MSLIPATILTGFLGSGKTTLLKRVLSESHGQKIAVIENEFGEENIDSDILVTESKEQIIQMSNGCICCTIREDLRETLQLLAAKKRKGLLDFDRVVIETTGLADPGPVAQTFFMDDEIAETYLLDSILTLVDAKHAAQQLNDRQEARRQVGFADQIFISKTDLVARDETDALMHRLKHMNPRAPQQAVHFGEVPIKSVFDLRGFNLNAKLDIDPDFLKEEGHDHHDHDHEHGEHCDHPSHAHEGHGHHHHHDDDVKSFVFKSDRAFDAAKLEDFLGAVVNIYGPRMLRYKGVLHMQGTERKVIFQGVHQLMGSDLGPAWGPQEQRNSKMVFIGIDLPKDIFLQGLEQCLI; encoded by the coding sequence ATGTCACTCATCCCCGCCACCATCCTCACCGGCTTCCTCGGCTCGGGCAAAACGACGCTGCTCAAGCGCGTGCTCAGCGAATCGCACGGCCAGAAGATCGCCGTGATCGAGAACGAGTTCGGCGAGGAAAACATCGACAGCGACATCCTGGTCACCGAAAGCAAGGAGCAGATCATCCAGATGAGCAACGGCTGCATCTGCTGCACCATCCGCGAGGACCTGCGCGAGACGCTGCAGCTGCTGGCGGCCAAGAAGCGCAAGGGCCTGCTGGACTTTGACCGCGTGGTGATCGAGACCACGGGCCTGGCCGATCCCGGCCCGGTGGCGCAGACCTTCTTCATGGACGACGAGATCGCCGAGACCTACCTGCTGGACTCCATCCTGACCCTGGTGGACGCCAAGCACGCGGCGCAGCAGCTCAACGACCGGCAGGAGGCACGGCGCCAGGTCGGTTTTGCCGACCAGATCTTCATCAGCAAGACCGACCTGGTGGCCCGGGACGAGACCGATGCGCTGATGCACCGCCTCAAGCACATGAACCCGCGCGCCCCGCAGCAGGCCGTGCATTTTGGCGAGGTGCCGATCAAGTCGGTGTTTGACCTGCGCGGCTTCAACCTCAATGCCAAGCTGGACATCGACCCCGATTTCCTCAAGGAAGAGGGCCATGACCACCACGACCATGACCATGAGCACGGCGAGCATTGCGACCACCCGTCGCATGCCCACGAGGGTCATGGCCACCACCACCATCACGACGACGACGTGAAGAGCTTTGTCTTCAAGTCCGACCGCGCGTTCGACGCGGCCAAGCTTGAGGATTTCCTGGGGGCCGTGGTCAATATCTACGGCCCGCGCATGCTGCGCTACAAGGGCGTGCTCCACATGCAGGGCACCGAGCGCAAGGTCATCTTCCAGGGCGTGCACCAGCTCATGGGCAGCGACCTGGGTCCCGCGTGGGGACCGCAGGAGCAGCGCAACAGCAAGATGGTGTTCATCGGCATCGACCTGCCCAAAGACATTTTCCTGCAGGGCCTGGAACAGTGCCTGATTTGA
- the dksA gene encoding RNA polymerase-binding protein DksA, with amino-acid sequence MAKAKPTATAKPVAAKKAAAKPVAKKAPVKPVAKPAAKARPVAAKPAAKATAKSKPVAKPAAKKVVAKPVIPAKTAAKPAAKAAAAKPPAVKPAKAPLKSAAPARVAVAQPAPKPQTMTAVVAPPVPAKAPKPSSRLAQITVPSMAQSVASTAAKSSYSPAMPSPVLVSPPPVSAKKDPKLANNWKSKPAEQLSDAEVMAMPDSEYMNDKQMAFFRFKLSQLKQDILNSAGETTEHLREDTVIVPDPADRATIEEEHALELRTRDRERKLLKKIEQSIQRIDAGDYGYCDETGEPIGVGRLLARPTATLSLEAQQRRELKQKMFGD; translated from the coding sequence GTGGCCAAGGCCAAACCCACCGCCACGGCCAAGCCGGTGGCGGCCAAGAAAGCGGCGGCCAAGCCGGTCGCCAAGAAAGCCCCCGTCAAACCTGTTGCCAAGCCTGCTGCCAAAGCCAGGCCGGTGGCCGCCAAGCCGGCCGCGAAAGCGACCGCCAAGTCAAAGCCTGTCGCCAAACCGGCGGCAAAGAAAGTGGTCGCCAAACCCGTGATTCCAGCCAAAACCGCAGCCAAGCCGGCTGCCAAAGCCGCCGCGGCGAAGCCGCCGGCGGTCAAGCCTGCCAAGGCCCCGTTAAAATCTGCCGCCCCCGCCCGTGTGGCGGTGGCTCAACCCGCACCCAAGCCCCAGACCATGACGGCGGTGGTTGCCCCGCCGGTTCCGGCGAAGGCGCCCAAGCCCTCGTCGCGGCTGGCCCAAATCACCGTGCCTTCGATGGCTCAATCAGTGGCCTCGACCGCTGCCAAATCAAGTTATTCCCCCGCAATGCCGTCTCCCGTTCTTGTTTCCCCGCCTCCCGTTTCCGCCAAGAAAGACCCGAAGCTCGCCAACAACTGGAAGAGCAAGCCGGCCGAGCAGCTGAGCGATGCCGAGGTCATGGCCATGCCTGACAGCGAGTACATGAACGACAAGCAGATGGCGTTCTTCCGCTTCAAGCTGTCGCAGCTCAAGCAGGACATCCTCAACAGCGCCGGTGAAACCACCGAGCACCTGCGCGAGGACACGGTGATCGTGCCCGATCCGGCCGACCGCGCCACCATCGAGGAAGAGCACGCGCTGGAGCTGCGCACGCGTGACCGCGAGCGCAAGCTGCTCAAGAAGATCGAGCAGTCGATCCAGCGCATTGACGCCGGCGACTACGGCTACTGCGACGAAACCGGTGAGCCCATTGGCGTGGGCCGGCTGCTGGCCCGCCCGACCGCCACGCTGTCGCTGGAAGCCCAGCAGCGGCGTGAACTCAAGCAGAAGATGTTCGGCGACTGA
- a CDS encoding STAS domain-containing protein → MSKEENGGLLSKVVKFVRNPTTNWADLDQQETDRESSYSKQMLKEMIERKRRNDFVRKREFDMLRKMRRSEVMAGQDPAARPSFFQSSMPSKPDDRAMTLKKIDEIEAQMSMQWWKTKHGDSSVRTTNFPVSSSQVGTTSVPLEGNPSKTSYIQTEPSPLQAVKTAPEARPQSAAPGAAGTPAAPARAAPVAPPVQAAPQPAAPAPVAPVRVTVAGSTATPGAMAGHYEGGATTGFSASKLFAVDVEEFAHDPELEEASIRFANGDDSGAEAGLLEVLGPKGSRVSHDETWMTLFDLYRATGQQDRFESAAIDFASRFSRSAPQWFSLPETVGRMGTPAAPAPATTASQQVADWTSPSSIGTQSLAALNAALARSPAPWRLNWSKLSSIEDAAIEPLTKLFTQWGAQPVQLRFIGAEALEKVLQSLTPSGDKDVDPANWRLRMEVLRVMHRPDEFELVALDYCVTYEVSPPSWDSARCEYKPLQSDGSYVAGHTIIGEAFRDSMPSGMSAGYGDTHIPSMNSQMTNVSMVELAGQILGDATEALDTLENRLLGADVMVISCARLIRIDFSAAGTLLNWVTARQAEGRQVQFSDVHRLVAAFFNVIGISEHARVTPRTD, encoded by the coding sequence ATGTCCAAAGAAGAGAACGGTGGCCTCCTGTCCAAGGTGGTGAAGTTTGTCCGCAATCCGACCACCAACTGGGCGGACCTCGATCAGCAGGAAACCGATCGCGAGAGCAGCTACTCCAAGCAGATGCTCAAGGAGATGATCGAGCGCAAGCGGCGCAACGACTTCGTGCGCAAGCGCGAGTTCGACATGCTGCGCAAGATGCGGCGCAGCGAGGTCATGGCCGGGCAGGACCCGGCGGCCCGGCCCTCGTTCTTCCAGAGCTCGATGCCGTCCAAGCCCGACGACCGGGCCATGACGCTCAAGAAGATCGACGAGATCGAGGCCCAGATGTCCATGCAGTGGTGGAAGACCAAGCATGGCGACTCGTCCGTGCGGACCACCAACTTCCCGGTCTCGTCCTCGCAGGTGGGCACCACCAGCGTTCCGCTGGAAGGCAACCCCAGCAAGACCTCCTACATCCAGACCGAGCCCTCGCCGTTGCAGGCGGTCAAGACCGCGCCCGAGGCCCGGCCGCAGTCCGCCGCGCCTGGGGCCGCTGGCACGCCTGCTGCCCCGGCGCGCGCGGCCCCGGTGGCTCCACCAGTCCAGGCGGCGCCACAACCCGCCGCGCCCGCGCCGGTCGCGCCGGTGCGGGTCACGGTCGCCGGCTCGACGGCGACCCCAGGGGCCATGGCGGGCCATTACGAGGGTGGCGCCACCACCGGGTTCTCGGCCTCCAAGCTGTTCGCGGTCGATGTCGAGGAGTTCGCCCACGATCCCGAACTCGAAGAGGCCTCGATCCGCTTCGCCAATGGCGACGATTCCGGGGCCGAGGCGGGTTTGCTGGAAGTGCTGGGCCCCAAGGGCTCACGCGTGAGCCACGACGAAACCTGGATGACCCTGTTCGACCTGTACCGGGCCACCGGCCAGCAGGACCGCTTTGAGAGCGCCGCGATCGATTTCGCCAGCCGCTTCAGCCGCTCGGCGCCCCAGTGGTTTTCGCTGCCCGAGACGGTGGGGCGCATGGGGACACCGGCCGCGCCCGCACCCGCGACCACGGCCAGCCAGCAGGTGGCTGACTGGACCAGCCCGAGCTCGATCGGGACCCAGTCGCTGGCAGCGCTGAACGCCGCGCTGGCCCGCTCGCCGGCGCCCTGGCGGCTCAACTGGAGCAAGCTCAGCAGCATCGAGGACGCCGCCATCGAACCGCTGACCAAGCTGTTCACGCAGTGGGGCGCGCAGCCGGTGCAGTTGCGCTTCATTGGCGCCGAGGCGCTCGAGAAGGTGTTGCAGTCCCTCACGCCGTCCGGCGACAAGGATGTGGACCCGGCCAACTGGCGCCTGCGCATGGAAGTGCTGCGCGTCATGCACCGGCCCGATGAGTTCGAGCTGGTGGCGCTGGACTATTGCGTGACCTATGAGGTCTCGCCCCCATCGTGGGACAGCGCCCGCTGCGAGTACAAGCCGCTGCAGTCCGACGGCAGCTATGTGGCCGGCCACACCATCATTGGCGAAGCCTTCAGGGACTCGATGCCGTCGGGCATGAGCGCGGGCTATGGCGACACCCACATCCCGTCGATGAATTCGCAGATGACCAATGTCTCCATGGTCGAGCTGGCAGGCCAGATTCTTGGCGATGCGACCGAAGCGCTCGATACGCTGGAAAACCGCCTGTTGGGCGCCGACGTCATGGTGATCTCGTGCGCGAGGCTGATCCGCATCGATTTCTCCGCCGCAGGTACGCTGCTGAACTGGGTCACGGCGCGCCAGGCCGAAGGCCGGCAGGTGCAGTTCAGCGACGTGCACCGGCTGGTGGCCGCCTTCTTCAACGTCATCGGCATCAGCGAGCATGCGCGGGTGACCCCCCGCACCGACTGA
- the hslV gene encoding ATP-dependent protease subunit HslV has protein sequence MEQFHGTTIVSVRRKTPQGWQVAIGGDGQVTLGNIVIKGTARKVRKLYHDKVIAGFAGATADAFTLFERFEAKLEKHQGHLVRSAIELTKDWRTDRVLRRLEAMLAVADKEASLIITGNGDVLEPEHGIIAIGSGGAYAQAAAKALLDNTDLPARDIVKKSLEIAAELCIYTNMHHTIETLE, from the coding sequence ATGGAACAATTTCACGGAACCACGATTGTCAGCGTGAGGCGCAAGACGCCCCAGGGCTGGCAGGTGGCGATTGGCGGCGATGGCCAGGTCACGCTGGGCAACATCGTCATCAAGGGCACGGCGCGCAAGGTGCGCAAGCTGTATCACGACAAGGTCATCGCCGGTTTTGCCGGTGCCACGGCCGATGCCTTCACGCTGTTCGAGCGGTTTGAAGCCAAGCTCGAGAAACACCAGGGCCACCTCGTGCGCTCGGCCATCGAACTGACCAAGGACTGGCGCACCGACCGCGTGCTGCGCCGCCTCGAGGCCATGCTGGCCGTGGCCGACAAGGAAGCCTCCCTCATCATCACGGGCAACGGCGATGTGCTGGAGCCCGAGCACGGCATCATCGCGATCGGCTCCGGCGGGGCCTACGCGCAGGCGGCCGCCAAGGCGCTGCTCGACAACACCGACCTGCCGGCGCGTGACATCGTGAAGAAGTCACTCGAGATCGCCGCCGAGCTGTGCATCTACACCAACATGCACCACACCATTGAAACGCTGGAGTGA
- the hslU gene encoding ATP-dependent protease ATPase subunit HslU: MSSMTPQEIVSELDRHIVGQKDAKRAVAIALRNRWRRQQVDEKLRGEITPKNILMIGPTGVGKTEIARRLARLADAPFIKVEATKFTEVGYVGKDVDAIIRDLVEIAVKQTREAEVRKFRTRAEDAAEDRILDILIPPPRVADSAGTPPDGAARQAFRKKLREGQLDDKDIEIDLAESRVPLEIMGPAGMEEMTEQLRGMFGQLGQNRRKTRKLKVAEAMKLLVEEEAAKLVNEDEIRSVAITNAEQNGIVFIDEIDKVASRSDVSGADVSRQGVQRDLLPLVEGTTVSTKYGPIKTDHILFIASGAFHLARPSDLIPELQGRLPIRVELQSLSVQDFEAILTQTHASLVKQYQALLATENVTIAFTPEGITRLASIAFDVNERTENIGARRLATVMERLLDDVSYEATQLGGQTVTIDAAYVDARLQELSRNEDLSRYIL; this comes from the coding sequence ATGTCCAGCATGACCCCCCAGGAAATTGTTTCCGAACTCGACCGGCACATCGTCGGCCAGAAGGATGCCAAGCGCGCCGTCGCCATTGCCCTGCGCAACCGCTGGCGCCGCCAGCAGGTCGATGAAAAGCTGCGTGGCGAGATCACGCCCAAGAACATCCTGATGATCGGCCCCACCGGGGTGGGCAAGACCGAGATCGCGCGCCGCCTCGCCAGGCTGGCCGACGCCCCGTTCATCAAGGTGGAAGCCACCAAGTTCACCGAGGTGGGCTATGTGGGCAAGGATGTGGACGCCATCATCCGTGACCTGGTCGAAATTGCCGTCAAGCAGACCCGCGAGGCCGAGGTCCGCAAGTTCCGTACCCGCGCCGAAGACGCGGCCGAAGACCGCATCCTGGACATCCTGATCCCCCCGCCGCGGGTTGCGGACTCGGCCGGCACGCCGCCCGACGGGGCCGCCCGCCAGGCCTTCCGCAAGAAGCTGCGCGAGGGCCAGCTGGACGACAAGGACATCGAGATCGACCTGGCCGAATCGCGCGTGCCGCTGGAGATCATGGGGCCCGCGGGCATGGAGGAAATGACCGAGCAGCTGCGCGGCATGTTCGGCCAGCTGGGCCAGAACCGGCGCAAGACCCGCAAGCTCAAGGTGGCCGAGGCCATGAAGCTGCTGGTCGAGGAAGAGGCCGCCAAGCTGGTCAACGAGGACGAGATCCGCTCGGTGGCCATCACCAACGCGGAGCAGAACGGCATCGTCTTCATCGACGAAATCGACAAGGTGGCCTCGCGCAGCGATGTCAGCGGCGCCGACGTGTCACGCCAGGGCGTGCAGCGCGACCTGCTGCCGCTGGTGGAAGGCACGACCGTGTCCACCAAATACGGCCCCATCAAGACCGACCACATCCTGTTCATTGCGAGCGGCGCCTTCCATCTGGCCCGGCCCAGTGACCTGATCCCCGAGCTGCAGGGCCGGCTGCCCATCCGCGTCGAGCTGCAGTCCCTCTCGGTGCAGGACTTCGAGGCCATCCTCACCCAGACCCATGCCTCGCTGGTCAAGCAGTACCAGGCCTTGCTGGCCACCGAGAACGTCACCATCGCCTTCACGCCCGAGGGCATCACGCGGCTTGCGTCGATCGCCTTCGACGTCAACGAGCGCACCGAAAACATCGGCGCGCGCCGTCTGGCCACCGTGATGGAGCGCCTGCTGGACGATGTGAGCTACGAGGCCACCCAGCTCGGCGGGCAGACCGTGACCATCGACGCTGCCTACGTGGACGCGCGGCTGCAGGAACTCAGCCGCAACGAGGATTTGTCCCGCTACATCCTTTAG
- the mraZ gene encoding division/cell wall cluster transcriptional repressor MraZ — protein MFQGASSLSLDAKGRLSVPTRHRDVLSATASGQLTITKHPHGCLMIFPRPEWEKFRERVAALPMSAQWWKRVFLGNAMDVELDGTGRVLVSPELREAAGISRETMLLGMGNHFELWDKATYEAKEAEAMQGQMPDVFKDFSF, from the coding sequence GTGTTTCAAGGGGCTTCGTCTCTGAGTCTGGATGCGAAGGGTCGGCTTTCCGTGCCGACCCGGCATCGTGACGTCCTGAGCGCGACGGCCTCCGGCCAGCTCACCATCACCAAGCACCCGCATGGCTGCCTCATGATCTTCCCGCGCCCCGAGTGGGAGAAGTTCCGCGAGCGGGTGGCCGCGCTGCCCATGTCGGCCCAGTGGTGGAAGCGGGTCTTCCTGGGCAACGCCATGGATGTGGAGCTCGATGGCACCGGCCGCGTGCTGGTGTCGCCCGAGCTGCGCGAGGCAGCCGGCATATCACGCGAGACCATGCTGCTGGGCATGGGCAATCACTTCGAGCTCTGGGACAAGGCCACCTACGAGGCCAAGGAGGCCGAGGCGATGCAAGGCCAGATGCCCGATGTGTTCAAGGACTTCTCTTTCTGA
- the rsmH gene encoding 16S rRNA (cytosine(1402)-N(4))-methyltransferase RsmH, with translation MDPTWQHTTVLLSEAVESLLTKPDATYIDATFGRGGHSRLLLSRLAPGGRLIAFDKDPDAISEASRISDARFSIRHEGFRHLGELPAHSAAGVLMDLGVSSPQIDNPSRGFSFRFDGPLDMRMDTTRGESVAQWLASAEVQQIAEVIRDYGEERFAVQIAKAIVARRQERGAISTTAELAQLVAGTVKTREQGQDPATRTFQALRIFINAELEELQQALEASLDVLQPGGRLVVISFHSLEDRIVKQFVAKHSREVYDRRAPFAAPQPMKLQALDRIKPSAAEIAANPRSRSAIMRVAQRTEVQA, from the coding sequence GTGGACCCCACATGGCAACACACCACCGTCTTGTTGAGCGAAGCAGTCGAATCTCTCCTCACCAAGCCGGATGCAACCTACATCGATGCCACCTTTGGCCGCGGCGGACATTCACGCCTGCTGTTGTCCAGGCTGGCCCCCGGGGGGCGCCTGATTGCCTTCGACAAGGACCCCGACGCCATCTCAGAAGCCTCGCGCATCTCCGATGCGCGTTTTTCCATCCGCCACGAGGGCTTTCGCCACCTGGGCGAGCTGCCCGCGCACAGTGCCGCCGGCGTGTTGATGGACCTGGGCGTGAGCTCGCCGCAGATCGACAACCCGTCACGCGGTTTCAGTTTCAGGTTCGACGGCCCGCTGGACATGCGCATGGACACCACGCGCGGCGAGAGCGTGGCGCAGTGGCTGGCATCGGCGGAAGTTCAACAGATTGCGGAGGTGATTCGTGACTATGGCGAAGAACGGTTTGCTGTTCAGATTGCAAAGGCGATTGTTGCTCGCCGACAGGAGCGGGGCGCAATTTCAACCACCGCCGAGCTGGCCCAGCTCGTGGCTGGCACGGTCAAAACCCGCGAGCAGGGCCAGGACCCTGCAACGCGCACATTTCAGGCTCTTCGGATTTTCATCAATGCCGAGCTTGAAGAGCTGCAACAGGCGCTAGAGGCCAGCCTGGATGTATTGCAACCCGGAGGCCGGCTCGTGGTGATCAGCTTTCACTCGCTGGAAGACCGCATCGTCAAGCAGTTCGTCGCGAAGCACTCGCGCGAGGTCTATGACCGGCGCGCGCCGTTTGCCGCGCCCCAGCCCATGAAGCTGCAGGCGCTGGACCGCATCAAGCCCAGCGCCGCCGAGATCGCCGCCAACCCGCGTTCGCGCAGCGCCATCATGCGCGTGGCGCAGCGCACGGAGGTGCAGGCATGA
- the ftsL gene encoding cell division protein FtsL has translation MTRLNLVLLLAVLASALYLVRTQYESRRLFTEIDKAQSEAHRLEIEAERLKVERRAQSTPARVEKLAKEKLEMRTTSPAITQYVTYQGAPVPVPGAPAAGGRP, from the coding sequence GTGACCCGGCTCAACCTGGTCCTGCTGCTGGCGGTGCTGGCGAGCGCGCTGTACCTGGTGCGCACGCAATACGAATCGCGCCGCCTGTTCACCGAGATCGACAAGGCCCAGAGCGAGGCCCACCGGCTGGAGATCGAGGCCGAGCGGCTCAAGGTCGAGCGGCGCGCGCAGTCCACGCCGGCGCGCGTGGAAAAGCTCGCCAAGGAAAAACTGGAGATGCGCACCACCAGCCCGGCCATCACGCAGTACGTGACCTACCAGGGCGCGCCGGTGCCCGTGCCGGGCGCCCCCGCCGCCGGAGGCCGCCCATGA